In Pieris rapae chromosome 10, ilPieRapa1.1, whole genome shotgun sequence, the genomic window TTTGAGTTTATAAATCTATATCTGTGTATTTTTACATATCtttggaatttaaaaataacttaaaggATAAAGCAAcacaatatttcaatttaaattaataaggaaaaggctgtatataaaataatatttttcatagaatTTCAAACTCATCATCTGAGTCATCAAATTGTCTATCCACATCTTCAAATtctgaaatagaaaaaaaaataatgtaggtATGCAATGTTCTGACTtcatataaactttatatggACTTGAAACTGGCgtaaagttataactattgctatacaattaaaaaaaaaactatgtatgACACCAATACTTTGTATATCAATCATTTGGGTAATTACCAAGACTAAGAAAATGCTCTTTTCAAATGGTCTTAAAACTGAAGTGTCAAACTTAAATGTATCAATTTATAAGGATAGtaattttccttaaaaatttatatgtattaataaatcaatatatattaaataaataatcatattaataaatctttcaAAACAGAACATTTTAATGATGGAGAaactttgaatataatattttatattatattcaaaatttcttgcttcaatattataatatcacataattttattatgtgaataaaatgtattatatctaTGTAGTCAGTTTGTGACCCATTATTAGGCCACTAAAATCTACTGTGCCAATACAAATTACGGTAATTCCAGAACTAGTTAAATCAtggcaattttttatttcacttaaaaataaatatttgtataaaaatacctgTAAAGAGTGTTGTGTTTTGTAAATCTATATCATTACTTGGACCCCAATGTGAAGGTCGCTTTTCACAAATTTCAAACAATGGTTGAGATTCTTTCATAAGTTCCTCTTCAAATGTTTTGCATAGCTCATCAAAATCACCTTTAGTTCGGCACAGAAAACACTGAAACaagattaaattaactataataattatgtaattaaaattttaaattatctgttacaaagtaaaaaaaacttaccacAGCAACTGAGGGGTCCATGGCAAGCATTGGTATGCGTGAAGCATATCTGCAATGATATGAACAGTCTATTTCTTTCTGTTCATCTGTTtgtttattctaaaaaaaatatacatacattctGAGTTTAActgatattgttaaatattataataaataacggCTTTCAAGCCCAAATCCactacttatatataagtattacttaaattattaaaaaaactaatttacatctaaataatataacaaaaatgtgtTAAATGGAACTCATATAaggatttcaattttttttatttagcagTCCAACTCTTACAAATTACTTTGTGCTGCTGATTCTTGTTACTTTTAtactaattgtaatatttataggcTTTCTGTctacacatattataattctattatcTACACTACAACAATTTAACTGaacctaattaaattataatttagctgtgtaaaaaaatgGACATTAGTATTTGTATCCTCGTTACAGGCAGTGGAATAAGGATGAATCATATTCCACTGCCTGTAACAGTATAACAGCTTTCTTTGGTTTAATGCCAAAAGCTCTCAGCTGGCAAACATGACAATTGTTAAACTTACTTCAACAAGTCCAGATCTCTGTGTTGTATGAGgatctaaatataaaacttcatCCTCAACACATCCAATCAAATATAGTGCTTGATTTGGTTTTCCTCCAATTACTCCAATTGATTGAGGGCTTTGGAAACATATCTTAAAGGTAGAAATATAATTCAGACTTGATAATAGATCAATGAAAATAACCTTTTGTATAACATAGAATATATACTTCTATGTAACATGCTATGATTGAAGCagcatgttatttttaataaaaaacttatcaaaCAACTTAACAAAGTTCGATTTCCcttattgaatatatattatgattttgtttCTATTGGGGAGATGTCTACATAACAAATTATCCTCATTCCCACTATTTGCTGCCCTACCTTAAGACCATTGACATACACGGGATTTATTTCACTAAGACCCAATCTCAGTGGCACAATCAAAAGTAGTGGCATCCAATCTGTTATATTTACACTGTCTGGTTTATGATCATCTCCTCTATCATTATTAACCATACATTGTTGTACTGAAATAGAAATTAAGGATATACACATAGAAGTAGTTTCTCGATCTAcactttcaaatttttatattctttgttGCTGATTTTCTATGTGACAAACTTCTTTTCCATTCAGCAATTTGTAGGTAGCCCAATATTCATGTAAAGTCTTTTAATTCTTCATTTAGGTGTAGAATAGTGATATTTCAACACTTAACTATTGATCAATTTTAAAGTGAGGCCTCCTTATCAACTAAACCAAAATAACTATTTgtgttgttatatatttatttaaagtatataaatttataatatagttgtTTTCTGTAATCAATTCATACTTACAAATGTCTTCTTTCACAACTGTATTATCTAATGCCACGTGTATCACAAGTGAGCTCCATTTATcataaactattaattttct contains:
- the LOC110994234 gene encoding cysteine protease ATG4B; its protein translation is MDAMFDICYLSPDSNNVEPDDIPKTKENVWILGRKYSPVQDLDRIRRDITSVIWCTYRKGFIPIGDEGLTSDKGWGCMLRCGQMVLGVALIRVHLASDWVWTPETRDPTYLKIIQRFEERKQAPYSIHQVALMGASEGKEVGQWFGPNTVAQVLKKLIVYDKWSSLVIHVALDNTVVKEDILQQCMVNNDRGDDHKPDSVNITDWMPLLLIVPLRLGLSEINPVYVNGLKICFQSPQSIGVIGGKPNQALYLIGCVEDEVLYLDPHTTQRSGLVENKQTDEQKEIDCSYHCRYASRIPMLAMDPSVAVCFLCRTKGDFDELCKTFEEELMKESQPLFEICEKRPSHWGPSNDIDLQNTTLFTEFEDVDRQFDDSDDEFEIL